The genomic DNA AAATAACAGAATGAACTAAAGTTACTGAAGGTATGAAATTCTCAGAGATAATTGTTTACCTGCTGCCCTTCAAACCAGACACTGTAAGGTACAGTTGTTTTTAGTCCGAGTTGCTTTGCCAGCCTATGAACCAATTTGCGACTTCCAGTCAATGGAATAACTGAATCCTGATCCCCGCTGTTGGCAATATATTTATCGTTATTATCAGTAATTATGAGCAAATCCGATaacccaacaagctaattaaATTGGTTTACATAACGTTTATGATTGATATACCTATAAACCAAGACTGGAATTCCTTCCTTAAGAAGTGATCCCACTATAGAGATCGTAGGTATCTCAATGTTAAGCCAGTCGTAGTCCAAAACACTGACAAAGAAATAAGAAACATAATTACAGTCTTCTTGTTAGTTCTTGAACTTTTAGTAACTTTTGAATTGAATGGTATCTTCAGTGAGGAAGACTTACTTGTTGCAAACATCCCACTTTCGGACTCCAACAAGGCGAGCATGAAGTGCCTTCTGGACATCTTTTCGATTCAGATAATTAACAGTCTCGTCGTCCAAGCACACATCAATCCGTTCAGAGACTTGCTGCAAGTATAGTTGTTTGAGCAGCATCAAGATTATGAAACACAAAAGATCTTCAAAGGAAAAATTATACTGCAAATAACTGACGAGTACCTGGGTACTAATAACTTTGGATTGTGCGAAAACTGATGAAACACAGACATCAAGGGTAACATCATACATGTCCACAAACTTACTGGTTTCTTTGTTCACTTGAGCCATCACTTTAGAACATAATGGTGAAATGGAGTCTCTATAATATTCACCAACATAGCGAGAATAGTTGCACACAGTAGTGAAGATATTGTATGTTGAATCTGATATTACTCCATGTGACCAGAAGAACTCAGCCCTTGAATTGTAGTCGGTTGCAAAATCTAACACTGGATTACCAAGCTTTAAAGAAAGAAACACGTAATTAGAATACAATATCATGCCAACTGCTAAATCAGTCGTTACAAAACTcgatttcttttaataatttttcgGAAACAATAGCAATAATTCTCACCGCAATCCCTTTCAAATTGAACAACTTATGCTTTCTATTGAACTGAGTCATGAGCTGTGCAAGCTGAGGGACATAGTGACCTGGTAAAATTTCGAAAATAATTAGTGAATTCTGAATGGTATGTCTAATAAAGAGCAACCAGGCTAATGCAGAACTACGATTTCGACAAACCTGCATAACTTTCTCCTGTTATGAACAAATCTCTACCCTTATACTGAGGAAACTTTAAGAACCAACGTTGCAAGAACACAAGATTATCCCTGGCTTTAAAATGTAAAAGTTGAACACAGCTTTAGAAAAGATATACTAAATCAAAAGCATTTTAACTTTATAAAATCTTAATACATAACACATTCTGACTTTAAAAGATAATCAAGCCCTCTCTTCTGCTTATATCTTCTTTCTCAGTTCTCATTATTCAAATTCAACTTAGAAAATAACTTGCGTAAAATTCGAAAGAGCTAAAATATAATATGTATGCTAACAGATAAAATTAAAACCTGTTATTTCATCATCAACTGTCATTGTTGATGATTCATTTGAGTAAGAAAATCCCACTCCTACTGGTGTCTCTAAGTAGAGCATATTAGCTTCTGCAATATCAGATgaagaaacaagaaaaattcaatATTATTCATGTTTGGAAACAAACCATTGTGGCATATATTGATAGAAGCTCATAACTAGCACTGTAAAGTGTAAAGAATGTATCTTTttaatttcatttaattgtaCCTGTGTTCCAACTATAATCATTCCTAACCAAGACTTCCCCATTTGGTCTAAAAGGTCCATTCTCAGAAAATGCCCCAACACCAAGAGAAGAACAACCAGGACCTGTACAAGCAGAAAACAAGAAAATTCTTGAATTTGAAATTTAAGGAAAAACTTGTATGCCCAAAAACAAATCCGTGTTGACTCGGCTCAGAACGGATAATATCATACTAGTCTTAGTGAACCCAACATTTATCTTATAAAAAGTTTGCATCTTTGTGTTTTGGTAACCAAATAAAAAAAGATAACATTTTGCATACCTCCATTGAGCCAAAATACAGAACGAACAATATCATACTATTCTCACTAAACCCAACATTTATCTTATAAAAAGTTTGCATATAACCAAATAAAAAAAGATTACATTTTGCATACCTCCATTGAGCCAAAGGACCAGAGGCTTAGAAGCAGGATCAATCTCTGCCTCAACAAAGTAGTAAAAGAGAGCTCTTTGTTTCTTGTCATCTAGAGTAACATAGCCTGAGAATTGTTGAAAGCCCACTTGAGGTTGGCCAGGGAGATTGATAATCTTATCAGAGTGATACAATGAAGCCTTGATCATAGAACAACAATtgagaagaagaaaaagaataaGAGGAAGTGTGAAAAAACCCATTGCCAGCCTTTTCAGAACTAGTGAATGGTATAGTACTTGGTAGTTATGAATGGAGAATTTTTCTTGATTTAAGTAAAAATGTTGATGAacttatataattatttataatgatggTCAGTGGATGCCCTGGCTTGAAGGAGCATAGATTCATGGATGTTTTGAGTGGGTTGCACTACCCAAACAGCATGCCTAGTTTGTTTCTTCTaaattatgattataatgttAGCTTTTTTATTTGCAGGCCTGGAAtggtagagagagagagagagagagtttttcCTGTGGGTCCATGGGCTGAATCAGCAAGGTGGGGTATGAGTTTAAAGTGAAAAGAGAGAGTATGGAATCCTCTCAACTGCTTTTAAGAAATTTCTGAATTTTGCATTTTTGCATAATAGGTCTGTTGCTTTTGGGTCACATTTGGTTTCCCAATACAATACAAAGTGAAAAACTAGCATAACACATATAACATGCCAATTCATACCCTTTTTCTAATTTGTTTAGCATGAACAAAGGGCAGTAGGTTATTTTTGTCTCACAGAAAGTGACTTTATAACATTACTTTTCATTTAGCACATATATATTGAACCTGAGTAAATAAGATTACTCTCTCCAAACAAAATCATGTGAAATTAGTTAAGTAACCGGTCAACAAAATCATGTGAACAGTTAAATAGTTAATCTTCTAAAATTTTAAGGTGATAATGGAAAGGTCGAACATAATTTATAATCTTTAATATTCCTCTCAATTGTATAATATTTTTCGTACCGATTGACCCGATAACCTACATAATCAATATCCATatctaatataaataattaaattaaacaAATAGAAGTGGTAAGACTCGAATCTGAGTTTTTCCTAAAAAGAGCTTTGATTACGAAGAATATCTTATACTCCCCCTACCCCATTTATTTTTATACAATTTCTTTTTCAGATGTCTCCAGGAGCGGACCGTAGAAGGGGCTGGGGTGGGCTCCAGCCCACGTCAAAGTCCAGCGGACCCTTAAGTATATAAACCCTCAATAAAATTCAGCCCATATAGAAAAAAGAAATAATCAGCCCTGTAATTATGTTGTctgtatatatttttataaatgaGATCCAAATGAATGTTCAGGGA from Apium graveolens cultivar Ventura chromosome 5, ASM990537v1, whole genome shotgun sequence includes the following:
- the LOC141662007 gene encoding serine carboxypeptidase-like 45 isoform X1, whose translation is MGFFTLPLILFLLLNCCSMIKASLYHSDKIINLPGQPQVGFQQFSGYVTLDDKKQRALFYYFVEAEIDPASKPLVLWLNGGPGCSSLGVGAFSENGPFRPNGEVLVRNDYSWNTEANMLYLETPVGVGFSYSNESSTMTVDDEITARDNLVFLQRWFLKFPQYKGRDLFITGESYAGHYVPQLAQLMTQFNRKHKLFNLKGIALGNPVLDFATDYNSRAEFFWSHGVISDSTYNIFTTVCNYSRYVGEYYRDSISPLCSKVMAQVNKETSKFVDMYDVTLDVCVSSVFAQSKVISTQQVSERIDVCLDDETVNYLNRKDVQKALHARLVGVRKWDVCNNVLDYDWLNIEIPTISIVGSLLKEGIPVLVYSGDQDSVIPLTGSRKLVHRLAKQLGLKTTVPYSVWFEGQQVGGWTQVYGDILSFATVRGAAHEAPFSQPERSLVLFKSFLRGTPLPDSFS
- the LOC141662007 gene encoding serine carboxypeptidase-like 45 isoform X2, with amino-acid sequence MGFFTLPLILFLLLNCCSMIKASLYHSDKIINLPGQPQVGFQQFSGYVTLDDKKQRALFYYFVEAEIDPASKPLVLWLNGGPGCSSLGVGAFSENGPFRPNGEVLVRNDYSWNTEANMLYLETPVGVGFSYSNESSTMTVDDEITARDNLVFLQRWFLKFPQYKGRDLFITGESYAGHYVPQLAQLMTQFNRKHKLFNLKGIALGNPVLDFATDYNSRAEFFWSHGVISDSTYNIFTTVCNYSRYVGEYYRDSISPLCSKVMAQVNKETSKFVDMYDVTLDVCVSSVFAQSKVISTQQVSERIDVCLDDETVNYLNRKDVQKALHARLVGVRKWDVCNNVLDYDWLNIEIPTISIVGSLLKEGIPVLVYSGDQDSVIPLTGSRKLVHRLAKQLGLKTTVPYSVWFEGQQELYLEKDHQGAKIII